The following coding sequences lie in one Arachis ipaensis cultivar K30076 chromosome B05, Araip1.1, whole genome shotgun sequence genomic window:
- the LOC107644414 gene encoding uncharacterized RNA-binding protein P16F5.06-like isoform X3 → MEGQHKKTVRIFVGGLGESVTKQDLHSMFSSFGNVEAVETIRTKGRSFAYLDFLPSPTDDKSLSRLFSKYNGCVWKGGKLKLEKAKEHYLVRLKREWDEDAMSKIEHVSDKPVTTDKLEEKPTKESLKTKQLHIYFPRLRKE, encoded by the exons ATGGAGGGGCAACACAAGAAGACGGTGAGAATATTTGTCGGTGGATTGGGGGAATCAGTAACTAAACAAGACCTCCACAGTATGTTCAGCTCTTTCGGCAATGTCGAAGCAGTCGAAACAATCCGAACCAAAGGTCGCAGTTTCGCCTATCTTGACTTCCTTCCTTCTCCCACCGATGACAAATCTCTTTCCAGGCTTTTTAGCAAG TATAATGGTTGTGTTTGGAAGGGTGGGAAGTTGAAGCTCGAGAAGGCTAAAGAACATTATCTAGTGCGGTTGAAACGAGAATGGGATGAAGATGCTATGTCTAAGATTGAGCATGTTAGTGACAAACCAGTCACTACTGATAAGTTAGAGGAAAAGCCCACAAAAGAGAGTTTAAAGACAAAGCAGCTCCACATTTACTTCCCGAGGTTAAGAAAG GAATAA
- the LOC107644414 gene encoding uncharacterized RNA-binding protein P16F5.06-like isoform X2 has translation MEGQHKKTVRIFVGGLGESVTKQDLHSMFSSFGNVEAVETIRTKGRSFAYLDFLPSPTDDKSLSRLFSKYNGCVWKGGKLKLEKAKEHYLVRLKREWDEDAMSKIEHVSDKPVTTDKLEEKPTKESLKTKQLHIYFPRLRKLL, from the exons ATGGAGGGGCAACACAAGAAGACGGTGAGAATATTTGTCGGTGGATTGGGGGAATCAGTAACTAAACAAGACCTCCACAGTATGTTCAGCTCTTTCGGCAATGTCGAAGCAGTCGAAACAATCCGAACCAAAGGTCGCAGTTTCGCCTATCTTGACTTCCTTCCTTCTCCCACCGATGACAAATCTCTTTCCAGGCTTTTTAGCAAG TATAATGGTTGTGTTTGGAAGGGTGGGAAGTTGAAGCTCGAGAAGGCTAAAGAACATTATCTAGTGCGGTTGAAACGAGAATGGGATGAAGATGCTATGTCTAAGATTGAGCATGTTAGTGACAAACCAGTCACTACTGATAAGTTAGAGGAAAAGCCCACAAAAGAGAGTTTAAAGACAAAGCAGCTCCACATTTACTTCCCGAGGTTAAGAAAG CTCCTCTAA
- the LOC107644414 gene encoding uncharacterized RNA-binding protein P16F5.06-like isoform X1, translated as MEGQHKKTVRIFVGGLGESVTKQDLHSMFSSFGNVEAVETIRTKGRSFAYLDFLPSPTDDKSLSRLFSKYNGCVWKGGKLKLEKAKEHYLVRLKREWDEDAMSKIEHVSDKPVTTDKLEEKPTKESLKTKQLHIYFPRLRKAETERRDE; from the exons ATGGAGGGGCAACACAAGAAGACGGTGAGAATATTTGTCGGTGGATTGGGGGAATCAGTAACTAAACAAGACCTCCACAGTATGTTCAGCTCTTTCGGCAATGTCGAAGCAGTCGAAACAATCCGAACCAAAGGTCGCAGTTTCGCCTATCTTGACTTCCTTCCTTCTCCCACCGATGACAAATCTCTTTCCAGGCTTTTTAGCAAG TATAATGGTTGTGTTTGGAAGGGTGGGAAGTTGAAGCTCGAGAAGGCTAAAGAACATTATCTAGTGCGGTTGAAACGAGAATGGGATGAAGATGCTATGTCTAAGATTGAGCATGTTAGTGACAAACCAGTCACTACTGATAAGTTAGAGGAAAAGCCCACAAAAGAGAGTTTAAAGACAAAGCAGCTCCACATTTACTTCCCGAGGTTAAGAAAG GCTGAGACAGAGAGAAGGGATGAATGA